In the genome of Nymphaea colorata isolate Beijing-Zhang1983 chromosome 9, ASM883128v2, whole genome shotgun sequence, one region contains:
- the LOC116260155 gene encoding ABC transporter G family member 45-like, protein MAQAPERRSGPEIFDEECSSAEDCAGRMMQEEDQLRFLTRLRERLDSLNIDLPKIEIRFDKLNVEANARKQKRALPTLWNATINLMEVIMRSYVRVFRDKRVVVKILDDLSGHIYPSRMVLVLGRPGSGKSTLLRALAGKLESGLRVSGRVEYNGLESVPKQATAFVSQYDLHQGELTVQETLHFSHQLFGSSTLSEILSEISRAEDATGAKHDPEIDALIKASQMNGRNLTVDYIIEVLGLSICAHTVVGDQMRRGISGGQKKRVSIGEMLVGPARAFFMDEISNGLDSSTMFKIVKFLQHMAHVMDTAMVMTLLQPSAETFELFDDVILLCQGKILYQGPREKALDFFELMGFKCPDKMNVPDFLLEVTSGKDQSRYWAKRNECYRYVSNQEFVESFKSYQMGQNLYGDLKKSEVSTESQPAVLPSKSFKVKKWDLFKASLSRELLFVRRNSVAHAFKAVQIVLLAIIVTSTFSRGKDPPPIDQELIRLLGAIYAGVVVLMFNGMVELTMLLLRLPVFYKQRDLQSYPAWTFLVPAILLHVPITLFESALWLLVTYFPIGFARSANRLFRLFLAFCCIQESSIGLNRLIAALARTQVASNVLGITILVTIYVLGGFVLSKDDIHPWWIWGYWISPATYAQNAVALNEFLDKRWNTPTWGGDTIGTTFLKARGMFFHQYSFWICIGALCGFAVLFNTLCVIALMYLRAPQKAHGNVASAPADDSRVHARRDSSPTFGLPNGTPERRMVLPLQPLTLTFKHINYFVDTPPEMKKYGIKEKRIQLLKDVSGAFRPGSLTALMGVTGAGKTTLMDVLAGRKTGGYIEGCIKVSGYPKKQETFARVFGYCEQNDIHSPYITIHESLLFSAWLRLPPEISSETRIRFVDEVMELVELKGMKGSLVGVPDLFGLTTDQRKRLTIAVELVSNPSVIFMDEPTTGLDTPAATIVMRAMRNTVDTGRTVVCTIHQPNTEIFESFDELLLMKRGGQLIYSGPLGNSAQNMVKYLEAIPGVPKMRSGSNPSAWMLDVTSTDMEFDLGIDFAEYYQRSPLYKENMQLVEELSKPLPGSQELVFTSRYAQSFKTQCVACYLKQHWSYWRNPEQNLIRFVVTLIVAVLFGTIFWNIGYKPKREQDLFNTLGALYVSALFLGFVNCSSIQPIVWLERTVFYREKSAGMYSALPYAISQVAVEIPYIILQVILFTFIVYSMIGFQWTLIKFVWFISFVFLGFMYFTLLGMMLVSFLPSLEMAAALSFFFFVLWNLFSGFFLPRPLMRVWTRWYYWMDPAAWTIYGMMVTQLNDRPEAVSIFGHQPETAKEFMETYLGLRSDFLFPILGLHVGIIFLFLFIFAFNIKHLNFQRR, encoded by the exons ATGGCCCAAGCCCCAGAAAGAAGAAGCGGGCCTGAAATTTTCGATGAGGAGTGCTCCTCCGCCGAGGATTGCGCCGGCAGAATGATGCAGGAGGAAGACCAATTGCGCTTCCTCACGAGGCTCAGAGAGCGCCTCGACAG TCTGAATATCGATCTTCCCAAGATTGAGATACGATTCGACAAGTTGAATGTGGAAGCGAACGCTCGAAAGCAAAAGAGAGCACTCCCTACACTGTGGAATGCTACCATCAATCTCATGGAG GTAATTATGAGAAGCTATGTGCGAGTCTTTCGCGACAAGCGGGTGGTGGTGAAGATACTCGACGATTTGTCTGGCCACATCTACCCATCTCG GATGGTTCTAGTGCTGGGCCGCCCCGGATCAGGGAAGTCAACGTTGCTGCGAGCACTGGCTGGAAAGCTGGAATCGGGGCTCAGAGTGAGCGGGAGAGTGGAATACAATGGTTTGGAGTCGGTGCCGAAGCAGGCGACCGCCTTCGTGAGCCAGTATGACCTTCACCAGGGCGAGCTGACGGTGCAGGAGACGCTCCACTTCTCTCACCAGCTCTTCGGTAGCAGCACCCTATCAG AAATTCTGTCGGAAATTTCAAGAGCAGAAGATGCCACGGGCGCCAAACACGACCCGGAGATTGACGCACTTATTAAG GCCTCCCAAATGAATGGAAGGAACTTGACGGTCGACTACATCATCGAG GTGCTTGGTCTCTCAATCTGCGCACACACGGTGGTGGGTGACCAGATGAGGAGAGGGATATCAGGAGGCCAAAAGAAGCGCGTTAGCATTG GGGAGATGTTGGTTGGTCCTGCAAGAGCCTTCTTCATGGACGAGATATCAAACGGTTTAGACAGTTCCACGATGTTCAAGATCGTGAAATTCCTCCAGCATATGGCTCATGTTATGGACACGGCGATGGTCATGACGCTGCTGCAGCCTTCTGCGGAGACATTTGAGCTGTTTGACGATGTCATACTCTTATGCCAGGGGAAGATTTTATACCAAGGCCCGCGCGAGAAGGCCCTCGATTTCTTTGAGCTCATGGGATTCAAATGCCCCGACAAAATGAACGTCCCTGATTTCCTCTTAGAG GTAACTTCCGGGAAGGATCAATCACGGTACTGGGCCAAGAGGAACGAGTGCTATAGGTATGTCTCCAACCAAGAGTTCGTGGAGTCATTCAAATCGTACCAGATGGGCCAAAACCTGTATGGGGACTTGAAGAAGAGTGAAGTCTCCACCGAGAGCCAGCCTGCGGTCCTGCCGTCCAAGTCCTTCAAAGTGAAGAAGTGGGACTTGTTCAAGGCAAGCCTGTCGAGGGAGCTGCTATTTGTGAGGAGGAACAGCGTCGCCCACGCCTTCAAGGCAGTTCAGATCGTGCTGCTAGCCATCATCGTGACGTCTACGTTCTCAAGGGGGAAGGACCCGCCGCCGATCGACCAAGAGCTCATCAGGCTACTAGGCGCCATATACGCGGGCGTGGTGGTGCTCATGTTCAATGGCATGGTGGAGCTCACCATGTTGCTTCTGAGGCTTCCGGTGTTCTACAAGCAGAGGGACCTGCAGTCTTACCCAGCATGGACATTCTTGGTGCCAGCAATATTGCTGCACGTCCCCATCACGTTGTTTGAATCAGCTTTGTGGCTCTTGGTGACCTACTTCCCCATCGGTTTTGCTCGCTCTGCAAACAG GCTATTTCGGCTGTTCCTGGCCTTCTGTTGCATACAAGAATCCTCAATTGGCCTTAATCGTTTGATTGCTGCACTTGCGAGGACCCAAGTGGCCTCCAACGTCTTGGGGATTACCATCCTTGTGACGATCTACGTTCTCGGTGGTTTTGTCCTCTCAAAAG ACGACATCCACCCTTGGTGGATTTGGGGCTACTGGATATCTCCAGCGACGTATGCTCAGAACGCGGTGGCTCTTAATGAATTCCTGGATAAAAGGTGGAACACG CCAACTTGGGGTGGTGACACAATCGGCACGACCTTCCTCAAAGCAAGAGGAATGTTCTTTCATCAATATTCTTTTTGGATTTGCATTGGAGCTCTCTGCGGTTTCGCCGTGCTGTTCAACACGCTCTGCGTAATTGCTTTGATGTATCTCAGGG CCCCTCAAAAAGCTCATGGGAATGTTGCAAGTGCTCCGGCAGATGACAGCAGGGTGCATGCGCGGCGAGACAGCAGCCCCACCTTCGGCTTACCGAATGGGACTCCTGAGAGGCGGATGGTCTTGCCGCTCCAACCGCTGACTCTCACTTTCAAGCACATAAACTACTTCGTGGACACGCCCCCG GAAATGAAGAAATATGGGATAAAGGAGAAGAGGATTCAATTACTGAAAGATGTTAGTGGAGCCTTCAGGCCAGGTTCTCTTACAGCGCTGATGGGGGTGACTGGTGCTGGTAAAACCACATTGATGGATGTTTTGGCTGGAAGAAAGACAGGAGGTTATATAGAAGGATGCATCAAGGTCTCTGGATATCCAAAGAAGCAGGAAACCTTTGCAAGGGTCTTTGGCTATTGTGAACAGAATGATATACATTCTCCTTACATTACCATTCATGAATCCCTTCTTTTCTCTGCATGGCTCCGACTCCCTCCCGAGATATCTTCGGAGACCAGAATT AGATTTGTGGATGAGGTTATGGAATTGGTGGAGTTGAAGGGAATGAAGGGCTCATTGGTTGGCGTCCCTGACTTGTTCGGCCTTACTACTGATCAGCGCAAGCGCCTCACTATTGCAGTGGAGCTGGTCTCTAATCCATCTGTCATTTTCATGGATGAACCCACGACCGGGCTCGATACTCCAGCTGCAACCATAGTCATGAGAGCAATGAGGAACACGGTTGATACTGGACGCACGGTCGTTTGTACAATACATCAGCCCAACACAGAGATCTTTGAATCATTTGATGAG CTGTTACTTATGAAAAGAGGAGGACAACTTATCTATAGTGGACCACTAGGAAATTCTGCGCAGAACATGGTCAAATATCTTGAG GCAATTCCTGGGGTACCCAAGATGAGAAGTGGTTCTAACCCTTCAGCGTGGATGTTGGATGTGACATCTACGGATATGGAGTTTGATCTCGGAATAGACTTTGCAGAATATTATCAGCGCTCTCCTTTATACAA GGAAAACATGCAACTGGTTGAAGAGTTGAGTAAGCCGTTGCCAGGTTCACAGGAACTCGTCTTCACATCAAGATATGCTCAAAGCTTCAAAACTCAGTGCGTTGCTTGCTATTTGAAGCAACATTGGTCATATTGGAGGAACCCTGAGCAAAACCTTATTCGGTTCGTTGTTACACTTATAGTTGCCGTTCTCTTTGGCACCATATTTTGGAACATCGGTTATAAGcc aaagagagagcaagATTTGTTTAATACTCTTGGAGCCCTCTACGTGTCGGCTTTGTTCTTGGGGTTTGTCAACTGTTCATCAATTCAACCTATTGTGTGGCTTGAAAGGACCGTCTTCTATCGAGAAAAGTCAGCAGGAATGTACTCGGCCTTGCCTTACGCCATTTCTCAG GTGGCTGTGGAGATTCCTTATATCATACTCCAAGTGATACTGTTCACGTTCATTGTGTATTCGATGATTGGATTCCAGTGGACGCTTATAAAGTTTGTGTGGTTCATATCTTTTGTCTTCCTGGGCTTCATGTACTTCACTCTCCTTGGGATGATGCTGGTGTCGTTTTTGCCTAGCCTCGAGATGGCAGCAGctttgtccttcttcttcttcgtcttatGGAATCTTTTCTCGGGCTTCTTCCTCCCAAGGCCG TTGATGCGTGTGTGGACTAGATGGTACTATTGGATGGACCCGGCGGCGTGGACAATATACGGCATGATGGTGACCCAGTTGAATGATCGGCCGGAAGCCGTCAGCATTTTCGGACATCAACCAGAGACTGCCAAAGAATTCATGGAGACCTATCTAGGCCTGCGTTCGGACTTCCTGTTCCCGATTCTTGGACTCCATGTGGgcatcatcttcctcttcctcttcattttcGCCTTCAACATCAAGCATCTCAATTTCCAAAGGAGATGA